The following DNA comes from Solanum stenotomum isolate F172 chromosome 11, ASM1918654v1, whole genome shotgun sequence.
tgtctacttgtgcacaccaaaAGTTAGAAGGCTTAGATATTAGTCGAAGTCAGGTTAAAGAGCATGTTCATGTATTTTGAATTTGCATCTACTTGTGATAAATTATTTACATGAAAATGCTTTTGAATATTCAGGAGTCATATATCAGTCATAGTTAGCGGTGACGACACAGGAAGGCTAATGAAATATGACATGAAAAACAAGCAAGTTTCAGTTCTCCTCAAGAATCTCAAGTTTCCAAATGGTATAGCCATAAGCAAACATGGTGATTTCCTCCTTTTTGTAGAGACAACCACTTGCAAAATCTTCAAATTATGGCTCAATACATCAAAAGCAGACAGTGTTGAAGTAGTTTCAGAGCTCCCAGGTTTTCCAGAcaacattaaaagaaataaaaaaggagaGTTTTGGGTGGGAGTTAACTCAAGAAGGAGCAAATTCTTGGATTGGGTACTCTCCAAAAATtggattaaaaataatttagttaaaaTCCCTTTTGATATTACTAAAGCACATTCTTTCTTGGCAAATAATGGTTTTGGTGGGGGTAGTTTAGCAATTAGACTTAGTGAAGATGGCCATGTAGTGGAGATTTTAGAGGACCCAAAGAGGAAAAGATGGAAGTTTGTTAGTGAAGTACATGAAATGAATGGAAATTTGTGGATTGGATCAGTAAAAATGCCATTTGCAATTAAAGAGAAGGTGACTACTTTAGAAAAGTTCTTGGACACCAACAATGAATTGTGAGTTATAAAATTAATTGGAAGTTGGAACCAAATAAACTTTTGTTCAATGTGAAGTTAATCATTTGCACTACAGCTCCTTAGTAGCATATAGTCAAGTGTAATGTAATTAGATATATAATCAAGTGTAATTAGATAGAAGGGTAGTTATGTCAATTTAACTTTGAGGTTGTTGGTCTTGTTAATAGTTGGTTAATAGAGTTAGTTATGGATTTTGTAGCTTAAACAATACAAGATAGGCAATGTTTGTGCTAAGCATGATCCCAATACTACTATTCTAAATTAATTTATCTTGTGGCATTTTGGTGCAATCTTTTTGTTAATAAAAGAAAGTAAACTGTACAGTATGCACATACATATTGACTACTAAAAGACTACTTAATAAAATCACAAAGTTCAAATCATTCTGTCAATGCCAAGCCATGATCATAAGAGGCGAAGTCAGGTTAGGAGTTTGGGGGATCCAAATTTtggaacaaaagaaaaaaaatattggaaagCATACTTcctttaaaaaggaaaaaaaataaatttgttgacAATGGGGTTACACTagtgtgaaaaatattttcactacTCTTTTTTACCATTGAGctgtcaatcaattttgttagggagttcacaagttaatatgcatatatttatttgattttgtaataCAAATACAAGGTCTTCGGAAAAACTAACGGGTTCGTCTAAACCCATGAACCCCACCTAGCTCCGCCTCTAATTGATCATATTCAACTTTTTGATCGGTGCACTAAAAAGGTTGACAATAAGCTAAGGACATTTCTTTGAACAAGTGTTCAGACAATTTCCACTTGAGAGAGCAACAAGATTGCTTGAAAACTAGATTAAAATTTAGTACTATCATTTTGCGGTGAAATATCAATTCTATAATTTTGTAATAAAACtacttttaaaatgaaatttgggatttcatattatattttaagtatACAGTTTTTTCAGT
Coding sequences within:
- the LOC125844806 gene encoding protein STRICTOSIDINE SYNTHASE-LIKE 2-like, translating into MASSLCNSSSTFKVWIAIGATIIVVIWSFFRFEENPLIDRRFVEVIRIVGGAVGPESFAFDPHGDGPYTGVSDGRIIKWLQNETRWFDFALTSPNRDGCEGFHDHSTSEHICGRPLGLEFDENSGDLYIADAYLGLLVVGPNGGLATQVAKFAQGVPFGFTNSLCIDQNHGVLYFTDSSITYSRRSHISVIVSGDDTGRLMKYDMKNKQVSVLLKNLKFPNGIAISKHGDFLLFVETTTCKIFKLWLNTSKADSVEVVSELPGFPDNIKRNKKGEFWVGVNSRRSKFLDWVLSKNWIKNNLVKIPFDITKAHSFLANNGFGGGSLAIRLSEDGHVVEILEDPKRKRWKFVSEVHEMNGNLWIGSVKMPFAIKEKVTTLEKFLDTNNEL